The following coding sequences are from one Salmo trutta chromosome 36, fSalTru1.1, whole genome shotgun sequence window:
- the LOC115175596 gene encoding akirin-1 translates to MACGATLKRSIEFEALHSPQSPKRRRCNPLPGTPVTSSPKRCNLLSATGDSSMSPQSTCGGEHRLTPEQIVQNLRQEYSRYQRRCQLEEAFNQSESQTPSDGPGQSSGFMAPSSPSGLSMKRDQPCFTLRQVGSLCERILKDHEETICEEYEQILNTKLAEQYESFVKFTHDQIMRQYSARPSSYVS, encoded by the exons ATGGCGTGCGGAGCTACTTTGAAGCGTTCAATTGAGTTTGAGGCCCTTCACAGCCCTCAATCTCCAAAACGGCGAAGGTGCAACCCTCTGCCAGGGACCCCAGTCACCTCCTCACCAAAGCGGTGTAACCTGCTTTCTGCTACCGGTGACAGTTCGATGTCTCCCCAATCAACTTGTGGAGGAGAACATAGACTTACCCCAG AGCAGATCGTCCAGAATCTTAGGCAAGAATATAGCCGTTACCAGCGACGGTGCCAACTTGAGGAGGCCTTCAACCAGAGTGAGTCCCAGACTCCAAGTGATGGCCCAGGACAAAGCTCTGGTTTCATGGCACCAAGCTCCCCATCAG GACTGTCTATGAAGAGGGACCAGCCCTGCTTCACATTGCGCCAGGTAGGCTCCCTGTGTGAACGAATCCTCAAGGACCACGAGGAGACCATCTGTGAAGAGTATGAACAGATCCTGAACACTAAGCTGGCAG AACAATATGAATCGTTTGTGAAGTTCACACATGACCAGATCATGCGACAATATAGCGCTAGACCCTCCAGCT ATGTCTCCTGA